In one window of Fusobacteria bacterium ZRK30 DNA:
- a CDS encoding LrgB family protein has product MIELLNSPLFGICLTIAAYIIGLEIYKKFKLPILNPILIALIIIIPILLYFKIPLETYKKGGDLISFFLGPATVVLAVPLYKKIDLLKQHFIPILGGVVVGVLTSILSCTLIGKVLGMDLSLIKSSLSKSLTTPIAIELSKQVEGIVPITIVMVMITGITGAVLAPFICKIFKIENKIAKGIAIGTASHAVGTSRAIEMGETEGAMSGLAIGVAGVLTVFILPLLYIVLF; this is encoded by the coding sequence ATGATAGAACTATTAAACAGTCCTTTATTTGGAATCTGTCTGACAATTGCCGCTTATATAATAGGGTTGGAAATCTATAAGAAGTTTAAACTACCTATTCTGAATCCTATATTAATAGCACTTATAATTATAATCCCTATATTGTTATATTTTAAAATACCATTGGAAACCTATAAAAAAGGGGGGGATCTGATCTCTTTCTTCTTAGGGCCTGCCACAGTAGTTTTAGCGGTACCCCTGTATAAAAAAATAGATCTGTTGAAACAGCATTTCATACCGATATTAGGAGGTGTTGTTGTAGGAGTTTTGACATCTATACTGTCCTGCACCCTTATAGGAAAGGTATTGGGGATGGATCTGAGTCTTATAAAATCTTCCCTGTCAAAATCACTGACAACTCCTATAGCCATAGAGTTATCTAAACAGGTAGAAGGAATTGTTCCTATTACCATAGTAATGGTTATGATAACAGGGATAACAGGGGCTGTTTTGGCACCATTTATATGTAAAATTTTTAAGATAGAAAATAAAATTGCCAAAGGAATAGCCATTGGTACTGCCAGTCATGCTGTAGGGACTTCGAGAGCTATTGAGATGGGAGAAACTGAAGGAGCTATGAGTGGATTAGCCATTGGAGTAGCCGGAGTTTTAACAGTTTTCATCTTACCATTGTTATACATAGTATTATTTTAA
- a CDS encoding Na/Pi cotransporter family protein codes for MGLDIFFKVIGGLGIFLYGMHHMSGGMQKIAGAKIKSIIGLLTKNRVIACIVGVVVTAMVQSSSVSTVMTIGFVNASLMSLKQALGVILGANIGTTVTGWILVLKIGKYGLPMAGIAAIFYLFAKNEKVKTKVLTFMGLGMIFFGLQLMSEGFKPLRTMPFFIELFHSFDATSGFGGVIAAALVGALLTAIVQSSSATLGITIVLASQGMINSETAVALVLGENVGTTITAMLAALGARANAKRAAIAHTVINVIGVIWVVSIFPFYLQFLSNFVDPVANITKYIATAHTMFNVTNVLLFLPFIGYIAKMLEKMIVEKEEVVKKLTHLDERMLETPDIVVEQTKLEINKMGTEIISSFADLKKTFKDNLSADSKEFQNVLDLEDRMDLVQDEIASINSKVLTLDLEAPIIKKARKNIAISDQYESVTDYLKRIAFIHKRLFDNDQKLSKKNLEELEKIHTMTVDFFDYVDSSYKEENYKILGEATKRSANISNLYKEIRRNHLDRMAETTKSPILVTGYMDVLNHYKRLSDHSLTVVEILNI; via the coding sequence ATGGGATTAGATATATTTTTTAAAGTTATAGGAGGACTAGGAATCTTTCTATATGGTATGCACCATATGTCTGGTGGAATGCAAAAAATTGCCGGAGCTAAGATCAAAAGTATCATTGGGCTGCTGACTAAAAACAGGGTTATAGCTTGTATAGTCGGTGTGGTAGTTACAGCCATGGTTCAGTCATCTTCTGTAAGTACCGTTATGACTATTGGATTTGTTAATGCCTCACTTATGAGTTTGAAACAGGCATTAGGTGTAATATTAGGAGCCAATATCGGTACCACTGTTACTGGTTGGATTCTGGTATTAAAAATCGGGAAATATGGTTTACCAATGGCAGGAATAGCTGCTATTTTCTACTTATTTGCTAAAAATGAAAAAGTAAAAACTAAAGTTTTAACATTTATGGGATTAGGAATGATCTTCTTTGGATTACAGCTTATGAGTGAAGGATTTAAACCCCTTAGAACAATGCCTTTCTTCATAGAACTATTCCATAGTTTTGATGCTACCAGCGGTTTTGGCGGAGTAATAGCAGCTGCCCTTGTAGGAGCCTTACTTACAGCCATAGTGCAGTCATCTTCAGCTACTTTAGGTATAACAATAGTTTTAGCCAGCCAGGGAATGATAAACTCTGAAACAGCAGTTGCTCTAGTCTTAGGAGAAAATGTAGGTACGACAATCACTGCTATGTTAGCTGCTTTAGGAGCCCGTGCCAATGCAAAGAGAGCAGCAATAGCTCATACAGTTATAAATGTTATAGGTGTAATATGGGTAGTCTCTATATTCCCTTTCTACCTTCAGTTTTTATCTAACTTTGTTGATCCTGTAGCAAATATTACAAAATATATTGCCACTGCTCATACGATGTTTAACGTAACCAATGTACTTTTATTCTTACCATTTATAGGTTATATAGCTAAGATGTTAGAAAAAATGATAGTTGAAAAGGAAGAGGTCGTTAAAAAACTTACTCACTTAGACGAGAGAATGCTTGAAACTCCCGATATTGTAGTGGAACAGACAAAATTAGAAATAAATAAAATGGGAACAGAAATCATTTCATCTTTTGCTGATCTAAAGAAAACATTTAAAGATAATTTATCTGCGGATTCCAAAGAATTCCAAAATGTATTGGATTTAGAAGACAGGATGGATTTGGTACAGGACGAGATCGCCTCTATAAACTCTAAAGTTCTTACTTTAGATTTAGAAGCACCGATCATAAAGAAAGCCAGAAAAAATATAGCTATTTCAGACCAGTATGAATCTGTTACAGATTATCTGAAAAGAATTGCATTTATCCATAAGAGATTATTTGATAACGATCAAAAGTTAAGTAAGAAAAACTTAGAGGAATTGGAAAAAATTCATACTATGACTGTAGATTTCTTTGACTATGTAGACAGCTCTTATAAGGAAGAAAACTATAAGATCTTAGGAGAAGCTACTAAAAGGTCTGCCAATATTTCTAACCTATATAAAGAAATCAGAAGAAATCATCTGGATAGAATGGCTGAAACAACTAAGTCACCAATATTAGTAACAGGATATATGGATGTATTAAATCACTATAAAAGATTGAGCGATCACTCTCTGACAGTAGTTGAGATATTAAATATATAA
- a CDS encoding 2-hydroxyacyl-CoA dehydratase: MKKIGLTTTVPIEILLTAGYTPIDLNNIFVVSKDYGKYIERAERDGFPKSMCAWIKGIYGACIENGIQEVLGVTEGDCSNTKTLLEIFKKNNIKIHSFGYPHSHSLDDIKNELNKLMNYMGVSYEEVESQRNRLNLIREKAKYIDELTLEGKATGFENHILQLCFSDFDGDVDRYSNFLDEKIEEMKKRPIDKKGLKLGYLGIPPMQGDLHDYVESLDGRFIYNEVQREFAFPRAMESKDIYEQYYNYTYTYDIDFRLEDIKKQIKERKLDAVIHYTQAFCHRAVEDIILKQELDIPILTIEGDKSNVLDARTKLRIEAFLDMLKDKKQRDLARSEKINE, translated from the coding sequence ATGAAGAAAATAGGTTTAACGACTACAGTACCCATAGAGATACTTTTAACAGCGGGGTATACTCCCATAGATTTAAATAATATTTTTGTTGTTTCCAAAGACTATGGGAAATATATAGAGAGAGCAGAACGTGACGGATTCCCTAAAAGTATGTGTGCCTGGATCAAGGGGATATACGGAGCCTGCATTGAAAATGGAATTCAGGAAGTTTTAGGTGTAACAGAGGGAGATTGCTCCAACACTAAAACACTTTTAGAAATATTTAAAAAGAATAATATAAAAATACATTCTTTCGGTTATCCCCATTCCCACTCTTTAGATGATATAAAAAACGAATTAAATAAACTTATGAACTATATGGGTGTATCCTATGAAGAGGTGGAATCCCAGAGAAATAGATTAAACCTAATAAGGGAGAAAGCTAAATATATAGATGAACTGACTCTGGAAGGAAAGGCAACAGGTTTTGAAAATCATATACTTCAGCTGTGTTTCAGTGATTTTGACGGAGATGTGGATAGATACAGTAATTTTTTAGATGAAAAGATAGAAGAAATGAAGAAAAGACCTATAGATAAAAAAGGATTAAAGCTGGGATATCTGGGAATACCTCCTATGCAGGGAGATCTTCATGATTATGTTGAGAGCCTAGACGGAAGGTTTATATACAATGAAGTCCAGAGGGAGTTTGCTTTTCCTAGAGCCATGGAATCCAAAGATATATATGAACAGTATTATAACTATACATATACATATGATATTGATTTCAGGTTAGAAGATATAAAAAAGCAGATAAAAGAAAGAAAATTAGACGCAGTTATCCATTATACCCAGGCATTTTGTCATCGTGCAGTTGAAGATATAATTTTAAAGCAGGAGTTGGATATCCCGATATTAACTATCGAAGGGGATAAATCCAATGTTTTAGATGCCAGGACTAAATTAAGGATAGAAGCTTTTTTAGATATGTTAAAAGACAAAAAACAACGTGACCTTGCAAGATCGGAGAAAATTAATGAATAA
- a CDS encoding acyl-CoA dehydratase activase: MNNITCKTKITHKKIVGIDLGSREVKIIVTEDKKIVLRKKISTVSFYRDYCQYQNKIIVDLKKLGIEDVDLAVSTGYGRNNTDLSMFKPINEIKAHVYGALAQSGKKDFILLDIGGQDVKIVKIEKGLATDLDLNDKCAASCGRYLENMANVLEVPLDSLSKYSKDPVKLNSTCAVFSESELIGKIAEGIPLDRLAAGINYSMYSRLRPLLTKFRGNTLIVSGGVAKNRSIVEYLRSDYTEVKVLEDPQFNGAIGCCYYGENFI, translated from the coding sequence ATGAATAATATTACCTGTAAAACAAAAATAACTCATAAAAAAATAGTAGGAATAGATTTAGGCAGCAGAGAAGTTAAAATTATAGTTACAGAAGATAAAAAAATAGTGTTGAGAAAGAAGATAAGTACTGTATCTTTTTACAGAGATTATTGCCAATATCAGAATAAAATAATCGTGGATTTAAAGAAATTAGGAATAGAAGATGTGGATCTGGCTGTTTCCACAGGATATGGTCGAAACAATACAGATCTGAGTATGTTTAAACCTATAAATGAAATAAAAGCCCATGTATACGGTGCTTTAGCCCAATCAGGAAAAAAAGATTTTATTCTTTTAGACATTGGGGGACAGGATGTAAAGATTGTAAAGATTGAAAAGGGTCTGGCTACTGATTTAGATTTAAATGATAAGTGTGCAGCTTCCTGTGGAAGATATTTAGAGAATATGGCCAATGTTTTAGAGGTGCCCTTGGATTCACTTTCAAAATATTCTAAAGATCCAGTAAAACTTAATTCAACATGTGCTGTTTTTTCAGAGTCGGAATTGATTGGAAAAATTGCTGAAGGAATACCTTTGGACAGGTTAGCAGCAGGGATAAATTACTCTATGTACAGCAGATTGCGTCCCCTCCTTACAAAATTCAGAGGAAATACTCTTATTGTCAGTGGAGGAGTAGCAAAAAACCGATCTATTGTAGAGTACTTAAGATCAGATTATACAGAGGTAAAAGTTTTAGAGGATCCGCAGTTTAATGGAGCTATTGGGTGTTGTTATTATGGAGAAAATTTTATATAG
- the queD gene encoding 6-carboxytetrahydropterin synthase QueD, protein MYILKGEHSFDSAHFLAGYEGKCSNIHGHRWRVIAEVCGEELKQEGQLRGMVVDFGDIKKDIKKMVDDHDHALIIEKGTMKEMTLNCLKEDNFNIIEVDFRPTAEEFSRYFYEILEGKGYSVKKVTVYETPTNSATYEK, encoded by the coding sequence ATGTATATATTAAAGGGAGAACACAGTTTTGACAGTGCTCATTTCTTAGCAGGTTATGAAGGGAAGTGTTCAAATATTCATGGGCACAGGTGGAGAGTTATTGCAGAAGTATGTGGTGAAGAACTAAAGCAAGAGGGGCAACTAAGAGGAATGGTTGTTGATTTTGGAGATATAAAAAAAGATATAAAAAAGATGGTAGATGATCATGACCATGCTCTGATTATAGAAAAGGGGACCATGAAAGAGATGACATTAAATTGTCTAAAGGAAGATAATTTCAATATAATAGAGGTGGATTTCAGGCCGACAGCTGAGGAGTTCTCAAGGTATTTTTATGAAATTTTAGAGGGGAAGGGATATTCTGTAAAAAAGGTAACTGTATATGAAACTCCTACAAACTCAGCAACATATGAAAAATAA
- the queE gene encoding putative 7-carboxy-7-deazaguanine synthase QueE — MKYYNVVEKFISINGEGQRSGELAVFIRLAKCNLRCNYCDTMWANEENAAVTPMTKEDIYNYILDTKVKNITLTGGEPLLDIEVKELIEYIVKDNSLFLEIETNGSIDLDLFRLDVKNLSFTMDYKGPSSEMEEFMFMKNFETISELDTIKFVVGDYNDLLKAKGIIEKYNLIDRCSVYFSSVYKKIELDEIVEFMKNFNLNGVRLQLQMHKFIWGNKQGV, encoded by the coding sequence ATGAAATACTACAACGTAGTTGAAAAATTTATAAGTATAAATGGAGAAGGGCAGAGATCGGGAGAATTGGCAGTTTTTATTAGACTTGCAAAGTGTAATTTAAGATGTAATTATTGCGATACAATGTGGGCCAATGAAGAAAACGCAGCTGTAACACCCATGACTAAGGAAGATATATATAACTATATTTTAGATACAAAGGTTAAAAATATAACCCTTACAGGGGGAGAGCCGCTTTTAGACATAGAAGTTAAAGAACTTATAGAATATATAGTGAAAGACAACTCTCTATTTTTGGAGATTGAAACAAATGGAAGCATTGATTTGGATCTATTCAGGTTAGATGTAAAAAACTTATCTTTTACAATGGATTATAAAGGGCCTTCAAGTGAGATGGAAGAGTTTATGTTTATGAAAAACTTTGAAACAATATCTGAGCTGGATACGATAAAATTTGTTGTAGGAGACTACAATGATCTTCTGAAAGCCAAAGGGATTATAGAGAAGTATAACCTTATCGACAGATGCAGTGTATATTTTAGTTCTGTCTATAAAAAAATAGAGTTAGATGAAATAGTAGAATTTATGAAAAATTTTAACTTGAATGGAGTGAGACTGCAGCTGCAGATGCATAAGTTTATCTGGGGAAATAAGCAGGGAGTTTAA
- the queC gene encoding 7-cyano-7-deazaguanine synthase QueC, giving the protein MKDRINKNRCVLVFSGGQDSTTLLFHAKKLYKEVIAVSFNYGQKHSLELECAKELCKKNKVAHHILDMGLLNQLAPNALTRSDLEVEKGEVPEDEVPNTFVDGRNMIFLTFAGIFAKQREINVIMTGVSQSDFSGYPDCRDVFIKSLNTTLNLAMDYTFVLETPLMWLDKAETWNMAYELGVLDVIKNETLTCYNGIVGNGCGDCPACALRKAGYIEFKENFLKL; this is encoded by the coding sequence ATGAAAGATAGAATTAATAAAAACAGATGCGTTTTAGTTTTTAGTGGGGGACAGGACAGTACAACTCTGCTGTTTCATGCAAAAAAATTGTATAAGGAAGTTATTGCAGTTTCATTTAACTATGGTCAAAAACATAGTTTAGAATTGGAGTGTGCAAAAGAACTATGTAAAAAAAATAAGGTGGCACACCATATATTAGATATGGGGTTGCTGAATCAACTGGCTCCAAATGCTCTGACAAGATCTGATTTAGAGGTGGAAAAGGGAGAAGTTCCAGAAGATGAAGTTCCTAATACATTTGTAGATGGAAGAAATATGATATTTTTAACCTTTGCAGGGATCTTTGCTAAACAAAGGGAGATCAATGTAATTATGACTGGAGTTTCTCAAAGCGATTTCAGTGGATATCCAGACTGCAGAGATGTATTTATTAAATCTTTAAATACAACTTTAAATTTGGCTATGGATTATACATTTGTTTTAGAAACACCGCTTATGTGGTTAGATAAAGCTGAAACTTGGAATATGGCCTATGAATTGGGAGTTCTGGATGTTATAAAGAATGAAACTCTGACTTGTTATAATGGAATAGTGGGGAATGGCTGTGGAGATTGTCCAGCTTGTGCTTTGAGAAAAGCCGGATATATAGAATTTAAAGAAAATTTTTTAAAATTATAA
- the yjeM gene encoding glutamate/gamma-aminobutyrate family transporter YjeM — MKENNAKKMSLISLILMIFTSVFGFTNIPRSFYLMGYGAIPWYIISAVLFFIPYAFMMAEYGAAFKDEKGGIFSWMKRSVGLKYAFIGTFMWYASYVVWMVNISSSIWIVISTAIFGEDLTSKLHLFGLNSTQTLGLLGVCLITLITFTATKGLEKITKVTSIGGLAVTLLNLVLLFGSLLVLALNGGEFAQPIVANSFTASPNPAYGTPMMVASFMVFSIFAFGGIEAVGGLVDKTQNAEKTFPKGVTVAAIIIAIGYAIGIFLCGIFTNWSEILSDPSVHMGNVAYVLMQNLGYQVGTALNLSEPVAINLGLWMSRYMGISMVLALVGAFFALCYSPLKQLIEGTPDEMWPEKVKVIKDGMPVNAMWYQCGIVAVFIVMISFGGEGASAFFSKLILMTNVAMTIPYLFLAVAFPFFKGKTEINKPFEIYKTHKAAKIATFFIVASVGFANISTIIAPAVGGDIPSTLWMIGGPVFFTIIALAIYNRYEKVMEAKRKVKMA, encoded by the coding sequence ATGAAAGAGAACAATGCAAAAAAAATGTCATTAATATCACTGATCTTAATGATATTCACATCGGTATTTGGGTTTACTAATATTCCTAGATCATTTTATTTAATGGGATATGGTGCAATACCTTGGTACATCATTTCAGCGGTTTTATTCTTTATACCTTATGCTTTTATGATGGCAGAATACGGTGCGGCATTTAAAGATGAAAAAGGCGGAATATTTTCTTGGATGAAAAGATCAGTAGGTCTTAAATATGCATTTATCGGTACATTTATGTGGTATGCATCATATGTAGTTTGGATGGTAAATATCAGTTCATCTATTTGGATAGTAATTTCAACAGCAATATTTGGTGAAGATTTAACTTCTAAGTTACATTTATTCGGATTAAATTCTACACAAACATTAGGACTTTTAGGAGTATGTTTAATTACATTAATTACATTTACTGCAACTAAAGGATTAGAAAAAATAACTAAGGTAACATCTATTGGTGGTTTAGCAGTTACCCTTCTTAACTTAGTATTATTATTTGGTTCATTATTGGTATTAGCATTAAATGGTGGAGAGTTTGCTCAGCCTATCGTTGCTAATTCATTTACTGCATCACCTAACCCTGCCTATGGAACACCTATGATGGTAGCTTCATTTATGGTATTTTCTATCTTTGCCTTCGGTGGTATAGAAGCTGTCGGTGGATTAGTTGATAAAACTCAAAATGCTGAAAAAACATTCCCTAAGGGAGTTACTGTGGCAGCAATAATCATTGCTATTGGATATGCTATTGGAATCTTCCTATGTGGTATCTTCACAAACTGGAGTGAAATCTTATCAGATCCATCGGTTCATATGGGAAATGTAGCTTACGTATTGATGCAAAACCTAGGATATCAAGTAGGGACAGCACTTAACTTAAGTGAACCAGTTGCCATCAATTTAGGATTATGGATGTCTAGATATATGGGGATCTCTATGGTCTTAGCATTAGTTGGAGCATTCTTTGCCCTATGTTACTCTCCATTAAAACAGTTAATTGAGGGAACACCGGATGAAATGTGGCCGGAAAAAGTAAAGGTAATCAAAGATGGAATGCCGGTAAATGCAATGTGGTACCAATGTGGTATCGTAGCTGTATTCATCGTTATGATATCTTTTGGTGGAGAAGGAGCATCTGCATTTTTCTCTAAATTAATCCTTATGACAAATGTAGCTATGACTATACCTTATTTATTCCTAGCTGTAGCATTCCCATTCTTTAAGGGAAAAACAGAGATAAATAAACCATTTGAAATCTATAAAACACATAAAGCTGCCAAGATTGCAACTTTCTTTATCGTTGCCTCTGTTGGATTTGCAAATATCTCAACAATTATAGCTCCGGCTGTAGGAGGAGATATACCTTCTACTCTATGGATGATAGGTGGACCGGTATTCTTTACAATTATAGCTTTAGCTATCTACAATAGATATGAAAAAGTTATGGAAGCAAAGAGAAAGGTCAAAATGGCATAA
- a CDS encoding TM2 domain-containing protein has product MSMIQVSDKTRTLSLILCIVGFFGLGGLHRFYVGKVWTGLLYLMTGGLFGIGTILDLIRISTNTFTDALGYPVTKN; this is encoded by the coding sequence ATGAGTATGATACAAGTAAGTGATAAAACACGAACTTTAAGTTTAATATTATGTATTGTCGGTTTTTTTGGATTAGGAGGACTCCATAGATTCTATGTGGGGAAGGTTTGGACAGGTTTATTATACCTGATGACAGGTGGATTATTCGGAATTGGAACTATTCTTGACCTGATAAGAATATCTACTAATACCTTTACCGATGCACTGGGATATCCAGTAACTAAAAATTAA
- the asnS gene encoding asparagine--tRNA ligase, translated as MKKATVKELIRNGEQFLDQEVQISGWVRKIRSQKSFGFIELNDGSFFSGLQVVFEDNLENFDEISRASIATSMYVTGTFVKSEGKGQSYEIKATSVEIFQKADLDYPLQNKRHTFEYLRSIAHLRPRTNAFSAVFRVRSLVAYAIHKFFQDQEFVYVHTPIITGSDAEGAGEMFRVTTMDLDNVPKTDKGDIDYKEDFFGKETNLTVSGQLNVETYCAAFRNVYTFGPTFRAENSNTTRHASEFWMIEPEIAFAALEANMDLAEDMVKYIIKYVMENAPEEMEFFNKFVEKGLFDKLNNVLANDFARVTYTEAVDILLKSKKKFEFKVEWGIDLQSEHERFLAEEHFKRPVFVTDYPKDIKAFYMKLNEDGKTVRAMDLLAPGIGEIIGGSQREDNLEELERRMDEINLPKEDYKFYTDLRKYGSFPHSGYGLGFERMIMYVTGMTNIRDVISFPRTPKSAEF; from the coding sequence ATGAAGAAAGCAACAGTTAAGGAACTTATCAGAAATGGTGAACAATTCTTAGATCAAGAAGTACAAATTTCTGGTTGGGTAAGAAAAATTAGGAGTCAAAAAAGTTTTGGTTTTATAGAATTAAATGACGGTTCATTTTTTAGTGGATTACAAGTGGTATTTGAGGACAACTTAGAAAATTTTGACGAGATAAGCAGAGCATCTATAGCTACATCTATGTATGTAACTGGAACTTTTGTAAAATCAGAAGGAAAGGGACAGAGCTATGAGATCAAGGCAACTTCTGTAGAGATATTCCAAAAAGCTGATTTAGATTATCCATTACAAAATAAGAGACATACCTTTGAATATTTAAGATCAATAGCACACTTAAGACCTAGAACTAATGCTTTTTCAGCTGTATTCAGAGTAAGATCACTGGTTGCATATGCTATCCACAAGTTTTTCCAAGATCAAGAGTTTGTATATGTACACACTCCAATCATAACTGGAAGTGACGCTGAGGGTGCAGGAGAGATGTTTAGAGTAACTACTATGGATCTAGACAATGTTCCTAAAACAGATAAGGGAGATATCGACTATAAGGAAGACTTCTTTGGAAAGGAAACTAACCTGACTGTAAGTGGACAATTAAATGTAGAAACTTATTGTGCAGCATTTAGAAACGTATATACTTTCGGACCTACATTTAGAGCAGAAAACTCAAATACAACTAGACATGCATCTGAATTCTGGATGATAGAGCCTGAGATTGCTTTCGCAGCCTTGGAAGCTAACATGGATTTAGCTGAAGATATGGTTAAATACATCATTAAATACGTTATGGAAAATGCCCCTGAAGAGATGGAATTTTTCAATAAATTTGTAGAAAAAGGATTATTTGATAAATTAAACAATGTTTTAGCCAATGACTTTGCTAGAGTTACTTATACTGAGGCAGTAGATATCCTATTAAAATCAAAGAAAAAGTTTGAATTTAAAGTAGAGTGGGGAATCGACCTTCAATCGGAACACGAGAGATTCTTAGCTGAAGAACATTTCAAAAGACCAGTTTTCGTAACAGATTATCCAAAGGATATCAAAGCATTCTATATGAAGCTTAACGAAGATGGAAAAACAGTAAGAGCCATGGACCTGTTAGCTCCTGGAATTGGAGAGATCATAGGTGGTTCTCAAAGAGAGGACAACTTAGAAGAGTTAGAGAGAAGAATGGATGAAATCAACCTTCCTAAGGAAGACTATAAGTTCTATACAGACCTTAGAAAATATGGTTCATTCCCTCACTCAGGATATGGGTTAGGATTTGAAAGAATGATAATGTACGTTACAGGAATGACAAATATCAGAGACGTAATTTCTTTCCCTAGAACACCTAAGAGTGCAGAATTTTAA
- a CDS encoding DUF896 domain-containing protein yields MEMKDIIAKVNHYSAMAKKRTLTDEETIERQKYRTLYLEQFKSQVKGHLDQVKVVDQNGNEVKLNKKITKLS; encoded by the coding sequence GTGGAAATGAAAGATATTATAGCTAAGGTGAATCACTATTCAGCTATGGCTAAGAAAAGAACGTTGACAGATGAAGAAACAATCGAAAGACAAAAATACAGAACTCTTTACTTGGAGCAGTTTAAATCCCAGGTTAAGGGACATTTAGATCAAGTAAAAGTTGTAGATCAAAATGGAAATGAAGTAAAATTAAATAAAAAAATAACTAAATTAAGTTAG